In a genomic window of Nodosilinea sp. E11:
- a CDS encoding YoaK family protein, with product MVASSPTKPGFSLGNYLLSDGPAGFMLSWVAGFVDTSAFIILFGIFTAHVTGNIALAGYEFVQADEESTLIHLLMFPAFMVAVAGTSLLARYARKKQWPVFAVLLTAEAIALTIFLIVGVNLSPSLIFNIQEEYILPIGIAGVVAMAIQNALMKEAKGVFKSYIPTTVMTGNTTQLTIDLVQIAVSKFAPPGDEKAALAAAESAERMGRVLPIMLGFAFGGLAATYFVLVSETWWSLVLPVIVISFMAVVAFSEHLKTAGDQR from the coding sequence ATGGTTGCCAGTTCTCCTACAAAGCCTGGGTTTAGCCTGGGCAATTACCTCCTCAGCGATGGTCCAGCAGGGTTTATGTTGAGCTGGGTAGCGGGGTTTGTTGACACCTCTGCGTTTATCATTTTGTTCGGTATTTTTACCGCCCATGTCACCGGTAACATCGCCCTGGCGGGTTACGAGTTTGTGCAAGCTGACGAAGAATCGACCCTCATTCATCTGCTGATGTTTCCGGCTTTTATGGTGGCGGTGGCAGGCACCTCGCTGCTGGCCCGCTACGCTCGCAAAAAGCAGTGGCCAGTGTTTGCGGTACTGCTCACCGCCGAAGCGATCGCCCTCACCATCTTCCTGATTGTGGGAGTCAACCTTTCCCCCTCGCTAATTTTCAATATTCAAGAAGAATATATTTTGCCGATTGGCATCGCTGGGGTGGTGGCTATGGCCATTCAAAACGCACTGATGAAAGAGGCCAAGGGTGTTTTCAAGAGCTACATACCCACTACGGTGATGACCGGAAACACCACTCAGCTCACCATTGATCTGGTGCAGATAGCGGTGTCTAAGTTTGCGCCACCAGGAGATGAAAAAGCAGCCCTGGCGGCAGCAGAATCGGCCGAGCGAATGGGGCGAGTTTTGCCAATCATGCTAGGGTTTGCCTTCGGGGGGCTAGCGGCCACTTACTTTGTGCTAGTTTCAGAAACCTGGTGGAGCCTAGTTTTACCGGTGATCGTGATATCGTTCATGGCAGTTGTAGCCTTTTCAGAACATCTAAAGACTGCTGGCGATCAGCGTTAG